A stretch of Brassica rapa cultivar Chiifu-401-42 chromosome A08, CAAS_Brap_v3.01, whole genome shotgun sequence DNA encodes these proteins:
- the LOC103836241 gene encoding G-type lectin S-receptor-like serine/threonine-protein kinase At1g61360 produces the protein MSTRYFPYLLVLTLFSTYSFADIITTSSPLSIRQTLSSSDGSFELGFFSPNNTSQNHQYLGIWFKRITPRVYVWVANRETPATSLTANLTITSNGTLILLDEKQELLWSSGEKSLLTSNRCHAELLNSGNLVVVDNVTGTYLWQSFDHLTDTMLPLSSLMYDLPNNTRRVLTSWTSNTDPSPGEFLAELTPEVPPQGLVWKGSSPYWRSGPWAETRFSGIPEMDGTYVNPLTMVQDVVNGTGVLTFCALRNFDVSYIKLTPDGSLDIHRSNGGTNGWIKHFEGPRSSCDLYGACGPNGLCMRSISITTPTCKCLKGFVPKSDDEWSSGNWTRGCVRRTELSSSCQGKDTSDGFYRVANMKPPDSYELVSFGDAEECRQGCLRNCSCLAFAYIKGIGCLVWNKELLDMVQFSEEGEFLFIRLARSELAGSKRINIIIVSAISLCMFIILGLAAFWCWRYRLKQNGEARVAMETSEDSWKSDLKLQDVSGLTFFEMHTIQTATDNFSISNKLGQGGFGTVYKGKLQDGKEIAIKRLSSTSAEGTEEFMNELKLISKLQHRNLVRLLGYCIEGEEKLLVYEFMVNKSLDTFLFDLKKKLEIDWTKRFNIIQGIARGLVYLHRDSFLRVVHRDLKASNILLDEKMNPKISDFGLARMFQGTQNQDSTGRVFGTLGYMSPEYAWTGTFSEKSDIYSFGVLMLEIISGKEISSFSYGKENKNLLAHAWESWSETGGAGLLDQDIADSESGSVEAVMRCVQISLLCVQHQAMDRPNIKQVVTMLTSTMDLPKPKQPMFVLDTSDEDSLSLKSNDDKDLFSDDENKPVQE, from the exons ATGAGTACTCGTTACTTTCCTTACTTGCTTGTGTTAACCTTGTTCTCAACTTATAGCTTTGCAGATATAATAACCACATCTAGTCCCTTGTCCATAAGACAAACTCTGAGCTCCTCTGATGGATCCTTTGAGCTAGGATTCTTCAGTCCTAACAACACCTCTCAGAATCATCAGTATCTTGGAATCTGGTTCAAGAGAATCACTCCTCGTGTCTACGTTTGGGTAGCTAACAGAGAAACCCCAGCAACGAGCCTCACTGCTAATCTCACAATCACCAGTAACGGAACTCTCATCTTGCTCGATGAGAAACAAGAACTTCTCTGGTCATCCGGAGAAAAATCTCTCCTCACATCTAACCGATGCCATGCTGAGCTTTTAAACTCAGGAAACCTTGTGGTCGTAGACAACGTTACAGGAACATATCTATGGCAAAGCTTTGACCATCTTACAGACACCATGcttcctctctcttctctcatgTACGATCTCCCTAACAACACGAGACGCGTGTTGACTTCTTGGACAAGCAACACAGACCCCTCTCCCGGCGAGTTTCTAGCAGAGCTTACTCCTGAGGTTCCACCGCAAGGACTTGTGTGGAAAGGCTCGTCGCCTTACTGGAGAAGCGGGCCTTGGGCGGAGACAAGGTTCTCAGGGATACCAGAGATGGACGGAACGTATGTGAACCCATTGACAATGGTCCAAGATGTGGTCAACGGGACAGGAGTTTTGACTTTCTGCGCGTTGAGAAACTTTGACGTGTCGTACATTAAGCTAACACCAGATGGGTCACTGGATATTCACCGGAGCAACGGTGGAACCAATGGGTGGATTAAGCATTTTGAAGGTCCTAGAAGCTCGTGTGATCTGTACGGTGCATGTGGGCCTAATGGTTTGTGTATGAGGTCCATTAGTATTACTACTCCAACGTGTAAATGCTTGAAAGGGTTTGTGCCAAAGTCAGATGATGAGTGGAGTAGTGGGAACTGGACTCGTGGGTGTGTGAGACGAACGGAGTTATCATCATCGTGCCAGGGAAAAGATACGTCAGATGGGTTTTACCGTGTTGCTAATATGAAGCCTCCGGATTCTTATGAGTTGGTAAGCTTTGGTGATGCTGAAGAGTGCCGTCAAGGATGTTTGAGGAACTGTTCTTGCTTGGCCTTTGCTTATATTAAGGGAATTGGATGCTTGGTGTGGAACAAGGAGTTATTGGATATGGTTCAGTTTAGTGAAGAAGGAGAGTTTCTTTTTATCCGTCTTGCACGTTCTGAGTTAG CTGGAAGCAAGAGAATCAATATAATCATTGTTAGTGCTATCAGTCTCTGCATGTTTATAATCTTGGGGCTTGCAGCATTTTGGTGTTGGAGATACAGACTAAAACAAAATG GTGAAGCTCGTGTAGCCATGGAGACTTCAGAAGATTCTTGGAAGAGTGATTTGAAGTTACAAGATGTCTCAGGTTTAACTTTCTTTGAGATGCATACCATACAAACTGCAACGGATAATTTCAGCATCTCAAATAAACTTGGTCAAGGTGGATTTGGAACAGTTTATAAG GGGAAGCTACAAGATGGGAAAGAAATAGCTATAAAACGTCTCTCTAGCACCTCAGCAGAAGGCACAGAGGAGTTCATGAACGAACTAAAACTCATCTCAAAACTACAACACAGAAACTTGGTTAGACTTTTAGGTTATTGCattgaaggagaagagaagCTATTGGTTTATGAGTTCATGGTGAACAAAAGCCTTGATACTTTTCTCTTTG ATTTGAAGAAGAAGCTGGAGATTGATTGGACTAAGAGGTTCAATATCATTCAAGGTATTGCTCGTGGACTTGTTTATCTCCACCGTGACTCCTTCCTCAGAGTTGTACACCGTGATCTCAAGGCCAGCAACATTCTCTTGGACGAGAAGATGAATCCAAAGATATCAGATTTTGGGTTGGCAAGGATGTTTCAAGGAACTCAAAATCAAGACAGCACTGGCAGAGTGTTTGGAACTTT AGGATACATGTCTCCTGAGTATGCATGGACAGGGACATTCTCTGAGAAGTCTGACATTTATAGCTTTGGAGTTTTAATGCTTGAGATTATCAGTGGAAAAGAGATATCAAGCTTTAGCTAtggaaaagaaaacaagaaccTTCTTGCACAC GCATGGGAATCATGGAGTGAAACTGGAGGAGCAGGTCTACTGGATCAAGACATTGCTGATTCTGAGTCAGGTTCAGTTGAAGCAGTGATGAGATGTGTTCAGATAAGTTTGCTATGTGTTCAGCATCAAGCAATGGACAGACCGAACATCAAACAAGTTGTGACAATGCTGACGTCTACAATGGATCTTCCAAAGCCTAAACAACCAATGTTTGTTTTGGATACGAGTGACGAGGATTCTCTGTCTCTTAAGTCTAATGATGATAAGGATTTGTTCTCTGATGATGAAAACAAACCGGTTCAGGAGTAA